The following proteins are encoded in a genomic region of Thermococcus henrietii:
- a CDS encoding DUF424 domain-containing protein, with protein MIYVKVYRVQGEVLLAACDEELIGKTFREGELKLEVKERFYKGELVEEERLEELLDEATIANLTGERCVAKAIELGYVDPDRVLRIQGVPHAQMAKLLF; from the coding sequence ATGATATACGTCAAGGTTTACCGCGTTCAGGGAGAGGTTCTCCTCGCGGCGTGCGACGAGGAACTAATCGGAAAGACCTTCCGCGAGGGCGAGCTCAAGCTCGAGGTCAAGGAGCGCTTTTACAAGGGCGAACTCGTTGAGGAGGAAAGGCTTGAGGAGCTCCTCGACGAGGCAACGATAGCGAACTTAACCGGGGAGCGCTGTGTCGCCAAGGCAATCGAACTCGGCTACGTCGACCCGGACAGGGTTCTCAGGATTCAGGGCGTCCCCCACGCGCAGATGGCGAAGCTCCTCTTCTGA
- a CDS encoding 60S ribosomal export protein NMD3, whose amino-acid sequence MRFCYRCGISEEEGGPLIEGLCQVCYRKENPVLLMGEEVNTELCQNCGSYKKRGVWVDPRSYELEELIFEVAENALLEELEDSFSEKIREYEVVSPEELEDIEDLPVGRAVVSFEPLDFHIEHFPAIIVYEVRVKARTHELQRELHEERKKATVYVRQTVCPRCQKFLGGYFEAILQVRAEGRPLSEEERKAIGKLVEEKVDEIMRKDRMGFIQDTIEKEEGLDFYMGSTSSARKIAQAIRERFGGTISEAYELVGLDRQTSREVYRTSVSVRIPKFRKGDIVADRRGNVYEVERVDGKGLTLKNLENWESEHLDWKTAKREKVDTVEHEESEAMVTSVTPGEVQLMDMESYETYELNRPPFEVGEGEVYRMVRVGKRKYFRGKK is encoded by the coding sequence ATGAGGTTCTGCTACCGCTGTGGGATAAGCGAGGAGGAAGGCGGTCCGCTCATCGAGGGCCTCTGCCAGGTCTGCTACCGCAAGGAGAACCCGGTCCTGCTCATGGGGGAAGAGGTGAACACCGAGCTCTGCCAGAACTGCGGGAGCTATAAGAAGAGAGGCGTGTGGGTTGACCCGAGGAGCTACGAGCTTGAGGAGCTCATCTTCGAGGTCGCCGAAAATGCCCTCCTTGAAGAGCTTGAGGATTCCTTCAGCGAGAAAATCAGGGAGTACGAGGTCGTTTCACCCGAGGAGCTGGAGGATATTGAGGATTTACCCGTCGGCAGGGCCGTGGTTTCCTTCGAGCCCCTGGACTTCCACATCGAGCACTTTCCGGCGATAATCGTCTACGAGGTCCGCGTTAAGGCCAGGACCCACGAGCTGCAGAGGGAGCTCCACGAGGAGAGGAAAAAGGCCACCGTCTACGTCCGCCAGACAGTCTGCCCCCGCTGTCAGAAGTTCCTCGGCGGCTACTTCGAGGCGATTCTGCAGGTCCGCGCCGAGGGGAGACCCCTGAGCGAGGAGGAACGGAAGGCCATAGGAAAGCTCGTCGAGGAAAAAGTTGACGAGATAATGCGGAAGGACAGGATGGGCTTCATCCAGGATACTATAGAGAAGGAAGAGGGCCTCGACTTCTACATGGGCTCCACCAGTTCGGCGAGGAAGATAGCGCAGGCAATCCGCGAGAGGTTCGGGGGAACGATAAGCGAGGCCTATGAACTGGTGGGCCTCGACAGACAGACGAGCAGGGAAGTTTACAGGACGAGCGTGAGCGTGAGGATTCCGAAGTTCAGGAAGGGGGACATCGTGGCCGACAGGAGGGGCAACGTCTACGAGGTCGAGCGCGTTGACGGCAAGGGCTTAACGCTCAAAAACCTTGAGAACTGGGAGAGCGAGCACCTTGACTGGAAGACCGCCAAGAGGGAGAAAGTTGACACCGTCGAGCACGAGGAGAGCGAGGCGATGGTGACGAGCGTTACTCCCGGTGAGGTTCAGCTGATGGACATGGAGAGCTACGAAACTTATGAGCTCAACAGACCGCCCTTCGAGGTTGGCGAGGGAGAAGTTTACCGGATGGTGCGCGTTGGAAAGAGGAAGTACTTCAGGGGCAAGAAGTGA
- the cdr gene encoding CoA-disulfide reductase — MPMKRVVIIGGGAAGMSTASRVKRLKPEWDVKVFEATEWVSHAPCGIPYVVEGISPTEKLMHYPPEVFIKKRGIDLHLKAEVIEVGQGYVRVREEDGEHTYEWDHLVFANGASPRVPAVEGVDLPGVFKADLPPDAVAIREYMEKNRVEDVVIIGGGYIGVEMAEAFSAQGKKVTLIERGERVMKKAFDKEITDILEEEMRKRINLRTEEILMRIEGRERVEKVITDAGEYKADLVILATGIKPNVELAKEIGVRIGETGAIWTNERMQTSVENVYAAGDVAETKHLITGRRVWIPLAPAGNKMGYVAGSNIAGKELHFPGVLGTSVTKFFEVEIGKTGLTEAEAIREGYDVRTAFIKASTRPHYYPGARPIWLKGVVDNETNRLLGVQAVGAEILPRIDTAAAMLTAGFTTKDAFFTDLAYAPPFVPVWDPLIVLARVLKF; from the coding sequence ATGCCGATGAAGAGGGTCGTTATCATCGGTGGCGGAGCGGCCGGAATGAGTACCGCCTCGCGCGTCAAGAGGCTCAAGCCCGAGTGGGATGTCAAGGTCTTCGAGGCAACTGAATGGGTCAGCCACGCCCCCTGCGGAATCCCGTACGTCGTTGAGGGAATCTCACCGACTGAAAAGCTCATGCACTATCCGCCCGAGGTCTTCATCAAGAAGCGTGGTATTGACCTCCACCTCAAGGCAGAGGTCATCGAGGTCGGCCAGGGCTACGTTCGCGTTAGGGAAGAGGACGGCGAGCACACCTACGAGTGGGACCATTTGGTTTTCGCCAACGGCGCCTCGCCCAGGGTTCCCGCCGTTGAGGGGGTAGACCTCCCGGGCGTCTTCAAGGCGGACCTCCCGCCCGATGCCGTCGCCATCAGGGAGTACATGGAGAAGAACCGCGTGGAGGACGTTGTAATCATCGGCGGTGGCTACATAGGGGTTGAAATGGCCGAGGCTTTCTCCGCCCAGGGCAAGAAGGTCACCCTCATCGAGCGCGGGGAGAGGGTTATGAAGAAGGCCTTCGACAAGGAAATCACCGATATACTTGAGGAGGAGATGAGGAAGCGGATAAACCTCCGCACCGAGGAAATTCTCATGCGCATTGAGGGCAGGGAGAGGGTTGAGAAGGTAATCACCGACGCCGGCGAGTACAAAGCCGACCTCGTGATTCTCGCCACCGGAATAAAGCCCAACGTCGAGCTGGCCAAGGAGATAGGCGTCAGGATAGGCGAGACCGGGGCGATATGGACTAACGAGAGGATGCAGACGAGCGTTGAGAACGTCTATGCAGCGGGAGACGTCGCCGAGACGAAGCACCTCATAACCGGAAGGCGCGTCTGGATTCCGCTCGCTCCGGCAGGAAACAAGATGGGCTACGTCGCGGGAAGCAACATCGCCGGTAAAGAGCTCCACTTCCCCGGTGTGCTGGGAACGAGCGTCACCAAGTTCTTCGAGGTCGAGATAGGCAAGACCGGCCTGACCGAGGCCGAGGCGATAAGGGAAGGCTATGACGTCAGGACTGCCTTCATAAAGGCGAGCACAAGGCCCCACTACTATCCGGGGGCGAGGCCGATATGGCTGAAGGGCGTTGTGGACAACGAGACCAACAGACTGCTCGGCGTTCAGGCTGTGGGTGCTGAAATCCTCCCAAGGATTGACACGGCGGCGGCGATGCTCACCGCTGGATTTACCACGAAGGATGCTTTCTTCACTGACCTTGCTTACGCACCGCCCTTCGTGCCGGTCTGGGACCCGCTGATAGTCCTTGCGAGGGTTTTAAAGTTCTGA
- a CDS encoding BtpA/SgcQ family protein: MDFERKPLIGMVHLKPLPGSYLYDGTLETVTELALKDAKTLEDAGFDAIMIENFGDVPFPKTVDKVTVASFTAVAKAVRDEVSVPVGINVLRNDGISAYSIAYAIKADFIRVNVLSGVAFTDQGIIEGIAHELARLRKLLPSGIKVFADVHVKHAVHFFDFEDAIRDTVERGLADAIVVSGKATGKPVDLEKLALAKRISPVPVVVGSGTTYDNLPELWRYADAFIVGTWLKRDGKVENEVSIERAKKLVELAEKMRRGSEL; the protein is encoded by the coding sequence ATGGACTTCGAGAGGAAACCGCTCATCGGGATGGTCCACCTCAAGCCCCTCCCCGGCTCGTACCTCTACGACGGCACCCTTGAGACCGTTACTGAGCTCGCCCTAAAGGATGCGAAGACCCTTGAAGATGCGGGCTTCGACGCGATAATGATTGAGAACTTCGGCGACGTCCCGTTCCCAAAGACCGTTGACAAGGTGACGGTCGCTTCCTTCACCGCCGTAGCAAAGGCAGTCAGGGACGAGGTGAGCGTTCCGGTCGGGATTAACGTCCTCAGGAACGACGGGATATCGGCCTATTCAATAGCCTACGCGATTAAAGCGGACTTCATAAGGGTGAACGTGCTGAGCGGAGTTGCCTTCACCGACCAGGGAATCATCGAGGGCATCGCCCACGAGCTTGCAAGGCTGAGGAAGCTTCTCCCGAGCGGAATCAAGGTTTTCGCCGACGTTCACGTCAAGCACGCGGTTCACTTCTTCGACTTTGAAGATGCCATAAGGGACACCGTCGAGCGCGGTCTGGCCGATGCAATAGTGGTGAGCGGAAAAGCCACCGGAAAACCGGTTGACCTTGAAAAGCTCGCCCTCGCGAAGAGAATCTCGCCAGTTCCAGTCGTCGTCGGCTCCGGAACGACCTATGACAACCTTCCGGAGCTGTGGAGGTATGCGGATGCCTTCATCGTCGGCACGTGGCTCAAGCGCGATGGAAAGGTCGAGAACGAAGTTTCCATTGAGAGAGCTAAAAAGCTCGTTGAGCTGGCAGAAAAAATGAGAAGAGGTTCAGAACTTTAA
- a CDS encoding PH domain-containing protein: MGEPELPKALGKVIEPGERVLYSVKKKVSLEKPKWLLVTDRRIIYLDEKILGRYDVRALPYQKLERVTVKLGIMSSEFIIEGEESITLKLGWMDKEEARKTINAIKEALNAIAVEPVSIAVKKGFTSEEWVLNKPKELVTRTAPISHTAPVQEKKEDPMDRLKKLKELYDMGVISQEEYEEKRKKLLEEI, from the coding sequence ATGGGAGAGCCCGAACTTCCGAAGGCCCTCGGGAAGGTTATTGAACCCGGGGAGCGCGTCCTCTACTCGGTCAAGAAGAAGGTAAGCCTCGAAAAGCCCAAGTGGCTTCTCGTTACGGACAGGAGGATTATCTACCTTGATGAGAAGATTCTCGGGAGGTACGACGTCAGGGCGTTGCCCTACCAGAAGCTCGAGAGGGTCACGGTCAAGCTGGGCATAATGAGCTCCGAGTTCATAATAGAAGGGGAGGAGAGCATAACGCTGAAGCTCGGCTGGATGGACAAGGAGGAGGCTCGGAAGACCATAAACGCCATCAAAGAGGCCCTCAACGCGATAGCGGTCGAGCCCGTGAGCATAGCTGTCAAGAAGGGCTTCACCAGCGAGGAATGGGTCCTCAACAAGCCGAAGGAGCTCGTCACGAGAACGGCCCCAATCTCGCACACTGCACCGGTTCAGGAGAAGAAGGAAGACCCGATGGACAGGCTGAAGAAGCTGAAGGAGCTCTACGATATGGGCGTCATAAGCCAGGAGGAGTACGAGGAAAAGCGGAAGAAGCTACTGGAGGAGATTTAG
- a CDS encoding DUF257 family protein, translating to MEPNSVEGLLSLLRPGETVLVEYSPDSPVELLLLLIAEWATSAGKPILVDDVLDTYPEFIARLRTLGFDVSNLLDLPVVKIGGSKNVGNVIGTVDVDRHSIDFKYYEMVYSKVRDGVMINPVIGFHKLFMVLTDRELFRLIRNVAGFVGKEDRIALYLMNSDVVESRPGGFGALLREIATTVLGLYPTERGYLLGVVKTSRRELLGKEAVIL from the coding sequence ATGGAGCCAAACAGTGTTGAGGGGCTTCTATCGCTCCTTAGACCCGGCGAGACCGTGCTCGTCGAGTACTCCCCAGATTCTCCCGTGGAGCTGTTGTTGCTCTTAATCGCTGAGTGGGCAACGTCTGCAGGAAAACCAATACTGGTGGATGACGTTCTCGACACGTACCCTGAGTTCATAGCAAGACTTAGAACTTTGGGTTTTGACGTGTCCAACCTTTTGGATTTGCCAGTGGTAAAGATAGGGGGCTCCAAAAACGTTGGAAACGTGATAGGAACCGTGGACGTTGACAGACATTCTATAGATTTCAAGTACTATGAGATGGTATACTCCAAGGTGAGGGACGGTGTAATGATAAACCCCGTCATCGGTTTTCACAAGCTGTTCATGGTTCTTACAGATAGGGAACTCTTTAGGCTCATAAGAAACGTTGCAGGCTTCGTCGGCAAGGAAGACAGGATAGCACTCTACCTTATGAACTCTGACGTCGTTGAGTCCAGGCCGGGGGGTTTTGGAGCACTCCTCAGGGAAATAGCGACTACCGTCCTGGGGCTCTACCCCACGGAGAGGGGATACCTCCTAGGTGTTGTGAAAACATCGAGGAGAGAACTCCTCGGGAAGGAAGCCGTAATCCTCTAA
- a CDS encoding TldD/PmbA family protein, translating to MIEAVERLVKLLESENVEWEVFYQFGRSGSFRIERETLERSQRKFYSGIGLRVGLKGRLGFSYITGLHPGEEELKKLVERAIKLTKISEVPFRGFPTSGRVNRVRGIYDREIDEIPFEDAHRLALEYAELMREKKGEETLSGSLSLAVGTSGVVNSNGIELEERSTYMGVSAYAVLSEPPGTGSYRQSFTSLQPVEELERAVEKAIDEARLSARARKLEPYSGELVLEPNALASIVEVFLSNLYGDEVYHGRSRFSKPGDEVGSFTLVDDSTLPALPGSYSFDGEGSPGQRTVLVGDGIVRNFLLDNTYASFLVMESTGNALRTFRSVPYIGTSNLILEPGEESLEDYEGVIVRKVFGEHTANPVSGDFSLTVELGYVVENGELRPFKDNMLVGNVFELLRTLKPGKEVERISSFLSPRAIVEGRLV from the coding sequence ATGATTGAGGCAGTTGAAAGGCTCGTGAAGCTCCTTGAAAGCGAAAACGTCGAGTGGGAAGTATTCTACCAGTTCGGGCGCTCGGGCTCGTTCAGAATCGAGAGGGAAACCCTTGAGCGCTCCCAGAGGAAGTTCTACTCGGGAATAGGCCTCAGGGTTGGGTTAAAGGGCAGGCTCGGCTTCTCGTACATAACGGGCCTCCACCCGGGCGAGGAGGAACTCAAGAAGCTGGTGGAGAGGGCAATAAAGCTGACGAAGATAAGCGAGGTTCCCTTCAGGGGCTTTCCGACCAGTGGAAGGGTGAACCGCGTCAGGGGAATCTACGACAGGGAGATTGACGAGATTCCCTTCGAGGATGCCCACAGGCTCGCCCTCGAATACGCTGAGCTGATGCGGGAGAAGAAAGGAGAGGAGACGCTATCGGGTTCGCTCTCCCTCGCGGTCGGGACGAGCGGGGTCGTCAACTCCAACGGAATCGAGCTTGAAGAGCGCTCCACCTACATGGGAGTTTCGGCCTATGCGGTGCTCAGCGAGCCCCCTGGGACGGGCTCCTACAGGCAGAGCTTCACCTCCCTCCAGCCGGTTGAGGAGCTTGAGCGCGCAGTTGAGAAGGCCATTGACGAGGCGAGGCTGAGCGCGAGGGCGAGGAAGCTCGAACCCTACTCGGGGGAGCTCGTTCTGGAACCCAACGCTCTGGCGTCAATCGTAGAGGTCTTCCTGAGCAACCTCTACGGCGATGAAGTTTACCACGGCAGGAGCAGGTTCTCGAAGCCCGGCGACGAGGTAGGTTCCTTCACGCTCGTGGACGACTCGACCCTACCGGCTCTCCCTGGAAGCTACTCCTTCGACGGCGAGGGAAGTCCGGGCCAGAGAACGGTTCTCGTCGGGGACGGAATAGTTAGAAACTTCCTCCTCGACAACACCTACGCCTCTTTCCTCGTCATGGAGAGCACGGGAAACGCGCTGAGAACCTTTAGGAGTGTCCCGTACATCGGAACGAGCAACCTAATCCTCGAGCCCGGGGAGGAGAGCCTTGAGGACTACGAGGGTGTCATCGTCAGGAAGGTCTTCGGTGAGCACACGGCCAACCCCGTAAGCGGTGACTTCTCGCTAACGGTCGAGCTCGGCTACGTGGTTGAGAACGGTGAGCTCAGGCCGTTCAAGGACAACATGCTCGTCGGCAACGTCTTCGAGCTTCTCAGAACACTGAAACCCGGAAAAGAGGTTGAGAGAATTTCAAGTTTTCTTTCACCGAGGGCAATCGTCGAGGGAAGGCTCGTTTGA
- a CDS encoding TldD/PmbA family protein translates to MEWLVKKAEALARKHGLDYYEIRLVKVTSRRLVMSNGQLRELSSNSELGIGARAFNGTWGFSSANDRERFEKAIETAMKIAKLSRGNARIYFGEPLQDEVELKVKKPFTEVDIEEKLSLVKEIDGLLRGEKIVSRTVNYGDSIVETFYFNSLGSEIRTVVPRIRLGFSVTAKENGEMQDFWKSFGGTLGWELVDGIDLHYWTAHVKEKALELLRASSPPSGEMDVIADPELTGVFIHEALGHAVEADSVKNGDSILAGRLGEKIAVDGLNVVDDPTLPGKFGSYPYDDEGIKARRVEIIKDGVLVSYLNDRETAEYFDLEPNGHARAESYSHQPLVRMGNTYVEPGDWSFEEILEEVKNGLYMLGDKGGEVDTANGTFTFGAKLGYIVENGEIKEPVRDVALSGKILDVLKNIRAIGNDTRVEFPGYCGKGQWVPVDDGGPHILTRALVGGLR, encoded by the coding sequence ATGGAATGGTTGGTTAAAAAGGCTGAGGCGCTTGCAAGAAAACACGGCCTTGATTACTATGAAATCAGGCTCGTCAAGGTCACCTCAAGGAGGCTCGTCATGAGCAACGGCCAGCTGAGGGAGCTCTCGAGCAACTCCGAGCTCGGCATCGGCGCGCGGGCCTTCAACGGGACCTGGGGCTTTTCGAGCGCCAACGACCGCGAGAGGTTTGAGAAGGCAATAGAAACGGCGATGAAGATAGCGAAGCTCTCCCGAGGGAACGCGAGAATTTACTTCGGCGAGCCCCTGCAAGACGAGGTTGAGCTCAAGGTCAAGAAGCCCTTCACGGAAGTTGACATCGAGGAGAAGCTCTCGCTCGTCAAGGAAATCGACGGCCTCCTCAGGGGCGAAAAAATCGTCAGCAGGACCGTCAACTACGGCGACTCAATCGTCGAGACCTTCTACTTCAACTCCCTCGGGAGCGAGATAAGAACCGTCGTGCCAAGGATAAGGCTCGGCTTCTCGGTAACGGCCAAGGAAAACGGCGAGATGCAGGACTTCTGGAAGAGCTTCGGCGGGACCCTCGGCTGGGAGCTGGTCGATGGGATTGACCTCCACTACTGGACGGCCCACGTAAAGGAGAAGGCCCTTGAGCTTCTGAGGGCATCTTCACCGCCCTCTGGAGAGATGGACGTCATAGCCGACCCAGAGCTGACGGGGGTTTTCATCCACGAGGCTTTGGGCCACGCCGTCGAGGCGGACTCCGTCAAGAACGGCGACAGCATCTTGGCTGGAAGGCTCGGAGAGAAGATAGCAGTTGATGGTTTGAACGTCGTTGACGACCCTACTTTGCCGGGCAAGTTCGGGAGCTACCCGTACGACGACGAGGGGATTAAAGCGAGGCGCGTTGAGATTATCAAGGACGGCGTTCTCGTCAGCTACCTTAACGACAGGGAGACGGCCGAGTATTTCGACCTCGAACCCAACGGCCACGCGAGGGCTGAAAGCTACTCCCATCAGCCCCTCGTGAGGATGGGCAACACCTACGTCGAGCCCGGCGACTGGTCCTTCGAGGAAATCCTTGAGGAGGTTAAGAACGGCCTCTACATGCTCGGCGACAAGGGTGGCGAAGTTGACACCGCCAACGGGACGTTCACCTTCGGAGCGAAGCTCGGCTACATCGTGGAGAACGGGGAGATTAAGGAACCGGTCCGCGACGTCGCGCTTTCGGGCAAAATCCTCGACGTTTTGAAGAACATAAGGGCCATCGGAAACGACACGCGCGTTGAGTTCCCGGGCTACTGCGGAAAGGGCCAGTGGGTCCCGGTTGACGACGGCGGGCCACATATACTCACGAGGGCCCTCGTGGGGGGATTGAGATGA
- a CDS encoding winged helix-turn-helix transcriptional regulator: protein MERRNEILNYIRNRPGVTFRELARELGLGIGDLQYHLGKLEKEGKVFSRKVGRRRYIFPAGFEEEAQRLLMAISTETRRRILLLLMEGSMSQGELARELGVSQPTVSYHMRELEKLGVVRAKRAGKSVLYEITYDPSTLARLIREYRPSLWERLADSLIDILTGMGEGE from the coding sequence ATGGAGCGGAGGAACGAGATACTGAACTACATCCGCAACAGGCCCGGTGTGACGTTCCGAGAGCTGGCAAGGGAGTTGGGACTGGGCATCGGCGACCTGCAGTACCACCTCGGAAAGCTCGAAAAGGAGGGTAAGGTGTTTTCACGGAAGGTTGGCAGGAGGCGCTACATCTTTCCGGCCGGCTTCGAGGAAGAGGCTCAGCGGCTGCTAATGGCCATCTCCACGGAAACCCGAAGGAGAATCCTGCTCCTGCTCATGGAAGGTTCAATGAGTCAGGGGGAACTCGCCAGGGAACTCGGAGTCAGTCAGCCAACAGTGAGCTACCACATGCGGGAACTCGAGAAACTCGGGGTCGTTCGAGCTAAAAGAGCTGGGAAGAGCGTCCTCTATGAGATAACCTACGACCCATCAACGCTGGCGCGTCTAATCAGGGAGTACCGGCCGAGTCTGTGGGAGAGGCTGGCAGATAGCCTTATAGACATCCTGACCGGAATGGGTGAGGGTGAATGA